The Novosphingobium terrae genome segment CCAGCATCCGCGCCAGCGATGTGCCCGCGCGGATCGGCGGCGACGAATTCGCCATCATCCTCTCCGATCCGGTCTCGCATGAGATCGTCAGCCGCGTCGCCCAGCGGCTGATCGCCGACATCAACGCACCCATCGAGATCGAGGGCGCGGCAGACGGCAGGCCGGTGGTGATGTCGGCGTCTGTGGGCTGCGCGCTGGCCTTGCGCCACGGCACCACGCCCGCCGAGGTGCGCCGCTCCGCCAAGGAGGCCATGTATATGGCCAAGCGCGAGGGCCGCAACCGGCTGGTGATCGCCGATGAGGTGGTGCCGCTGCTGGGCAATGCCTCCTACAACACCATCGAGCACCGGCTGGGCGAGGCCATCGCGCAGGATCAGCTGAAACTGCAGTGGCAGCCCTATTTCCTCACCGGCGAAGGCCGCCTGACGGGCTATGAGGCGCTGGTGCGCTGGACCTGCCCCGGCCTTGGCCCGGTGGTGCCCTCCACCTTTATCCCCGTGGCCGAGGCGTCCGGCCTGATCGGCGCGCTGGATGAATGGGTGCTGCGCGCGGCCTGCAAGGCAGCGCTGGAGATCCCCGAACAGCTGACCATCTCGGTCAATCTTTCGGCCTATTGGTTCAGCCGCGAGGAGCTGGTGCCGCTGGTCAAGCGCGTGCTGAGCGAGACCGGCCTCACGCCGCAGCGCCTGATTCTGGAGCTGACCGAGCGCACCATCATCACCCATGACGAAAGCGCGCGCCATTCGATGGAAAGCCTGCGCGAGCTGGGCGTGGGCTTTGCGCTGGACGATTTCGGCACCTCCTATTCCTCGCTCAACTATCTGCGCAAGCTGCCCTTCGACCGGCTCAAGCTGGACCGCAGCTTTGTCGGCGATCTGGGCGCGGACCGGCAGGCCGAGGCGGTGGCCGGTGCCATTGTGCAGCTGGGCCATGCGCTGGGCATGAGCGTCTGCGCCGAGGGGGTGGAGACGCCCTTGCAGCTGGGCTTCCTCAATGGCGCGTCCTGCGATCTGGTGCAGGGCTATCTGCTGGGCCGCCCGGATTGGGAGCCGATGAGCGCCTCGACCCCGGTTGCGGCTTTCGCCAAAGCCTGATCGCGGGGCCTGAGGATCAGGCCCCTTTCCCGGCGATGGCTTCGGCGATATGCCCGCGCCACAGGGCGCTCAGCAATTCGGTCTGGGTGACGAGGCCCAGATAGCGGCCATGGCCATCGACGATGATCGCCTCATGATAGCGGCCGCCCGAGAGGATCGGCAGCACCTCATCGATGGGCGTATCGGCCGAGGCGATGCAGGGTGACCGGTCCATCGCCTGCGAGACCATGCCCTGCCCGCCCAGTTGCGCCACGCCCAGCAGGCCCTCGACATGGCCATCGGGCGCCACCACCGGCAGGGCGTGCAAATCCTGCGCCGCCATGGCCCGCTCGGCATCCTGAAGCGAGGCCTCCGGGGCCAGCGCCCGGGCCTCGCGCATGATCTGGGCGCAGCGGATCACGCCATGCAGCCGGCGCCATGCCCGGCTCTCCACCTGACGGAACAGCGTATCGAGATCCTCGCTGCTGACATCGAGCAGATCGTCGTAATGGGCCAGCACCTCATCCACATCGGCGATGGTATAGCCCACGCCGCCCGCTGGCGGCGCCACATAGGCCGCCGCGCGATGCGGATAATTGCCGCGCACCGCCGCATTGAACAGCCAGCCGATCCCCACCAGCAGCAGGCAGTTCACCAGAACCGGCAGCAAGGCGAAACCCCACCCCGCGCCCACCACCGCCGGGCCGCCGATCACCGTGGTCAGCGCCACCGCGCCGCCGGGCGGGTGGAGGCAGCGGGCCAGGCTCATCATGGCAATGGCGGTGGCGACGGCCAGACCCGCCGCAGTGGCCGGATCACCGATCAGCTTCATCCAGAGAATGCCCGACAGCGCCGAGATCGTGTTGCCGCCAATGATCGCCCAGGGCTGCGCCAGCGGACTGGCCGGCACCGCGAAGAGCAGCACCGCCGAGGCGCCCATCGGCGCGATCAGCAGCGGCAGGCCTCCTGCATGCCCCAGCCAGAGATGCATCACCGCCCCGGTGAACAGAATGCCCAGCGCCGAGCCGATAAAGGCCTGCACGATGCGCGTGGGCGTGCTGGCCGGCTGGATGCCGATCCAATGCGCAAAGCCGTGAAGCCGGTTGGCCGGGGTGGTCATGCAATGTCCTGGGAGCAAGGGTGGTCGAGCGGCAGCCTTTAGGGATCGAGGGCGATCAGCGACAACACTCTCTTCCTGGGAGGGGCATAGTTTCTGTTGTCAGCGCGATGGCCGTCAAAGCCCCGGGCGGCCCTCGATCTGGTGAAGCAGGCCGTTGAGCATGGGGCGCAGGCGCAGGATTTCCTCGCGATGGGTGGCCGTCAGCCGGGCGAGTTGTTCGCGCGCCTTGTCGGTCAGCACCAGCAGGGCGCGGCGCTTGTCTCCGGGCGCGGCGCGGCGCTCGACAAGGCCGAGGGCCTCCAGCCGGTCGATCAGCCCGGTGGCGCTGTGAGGCTTCAGGATCAGCCGCTCGGCAACATAGCCCACGGTGACCTCCCGCTCCCCCGCACCGCGAATCGCCAGCAGCGCCTGATGCTGCTGAGGGGTGAGGCCGCAAGCGGTCGCCGCCGCCTCACTGAAGGCCAGAAACTGGCGCAGGGCATGGCGGAAATCGGCCAGCGCCACGTAATCGGTGTCGGCCAGATCGCCGGGCACGGCCTGGCTGAGGGCGTCGTCATTCATCATCTTTGCCTTCATGACTTGAATAATATCGTGATGCGATATAAATGGCCAGCATCTTTACGCAGCTCCACCCGGAAAAAATCACGCCATGGCTCAGGATTACAGCATAAACCCCGCCGCCGATACCAGCCCCAAACCCCTGGGCGATCACAGCGCCGATCGGCGCATGGTGATGCTGGCACTGGCCGCCACGGTGGCGGGCACGGGTGGCGCGCTGGGCGCATGGGTGCTGCTGCGGCTGATCGCTCTGGCCAT includes the following:
- a CDS encoding putative bifunctional diguanylate cyclase/phosphodiesterase, encoding MPSAALPPDEAERIATLRGYRILDSLPDERFDRLTALAAQHFGVPMALISLIDSARQWFKSSVGFAQRETERDHAFCAHAILAPDAVTVVHDATQDPRFANNPLVLGPDHIRFYAGAPILAPNGQPLGTLCILDREPRAFSEEDRHFLTQLAANASDLFDLHLSHLTLAEAATRDPLTRLANRRQLEAAMDTAMEAAFAGRPFALLTIDLDGFRAINNKYGDEAGDDVLSQIGQRLSSSIRASDVPARIGGDEFAIILSDPVSHEIVSRVAQRLIADINAPIEIEGAADGRPVVMSASVGCALALRHGTTPAEVRRSAKEAMYMAKREGRNRLVIADEVVPLLGNASYNTIEHRLGEAIAQDQLKLQWQPYFLTGEGRLTGYEALVRWTCPGLGPVVPSTFIPVAEASGLIGALDEWVLRAACKAALEIPEQLTISVNLSAYWFSREELVPLVKRVLSETGLTPQRLILELTERTIITHDESARHSMESLRELGVGFALDDFGTSYSSLNYLRKLPFDRLKLDRSFVGDLGADRQAEAVAGAIVQLGHALGMSVCAEGVETPLQLGFLNGASCDLVQGYLLGRPDWEPMSASTPVAAFAKA
- a CDS encoding HPP family protein; this encodes MTTPANRLHGFAHWIGIQPASTPTRIVQAFIGSALGILFTGAVMHLWLGHAGGLPLLIAPMGASAVLLFAVPASPLAQPWAIIGGNTISALSGILWMKLIGDPATAAGLAVATAIAMMSLARCLHPPGGAVALTTVIGGPAVVGAGWGFALLPVLVNCLLLVGIGWLFNAAVRGNYPHRAAAYVAPPAGGVGYTIADVDEVLAHYDDLLDVSSEDLDTLFRQVESRAWRRLHGVIRCAQIMREARALAPEASLQDAERAMAAQDLHALPVVAPDGHVEGLLGVAQLGGQGMVSQAMDRSPCIASADTPIDEVLPILSGGRYHEAIIVDGHGRYLGLVTQTELLSALWRGHIAEAIAGKGA
- a CDS encoding MarR family winged helix-turn-helix transcriptional regulator gives rise to the protein MMNDDALSQAVPGDLADTDYVALADFRHALRQFLAFSEAAATACGLTPQQHQALLAIRGAGEREVTVGYVAERLILKPHSATGLIDRLEALGLVERRAAPGDKRRALLVLTDKAREQLARLTATHREEILRLRPMLNGLLHQIEGRPGL